In Babesia microti strain RI chromosome IV, complete genome, the sequence CAAATATTCATCACACTCAGGTCTTATATGCAAAATAATCCTTGTGCCGCCCAACTCCAACACCTTTTCCACATCTCCTCCCTTTTGTTCAGCAACAGTGAAAGTGCCATTTGAATTCGAACTCCACTTATGAATAATGCCATTTGGGTCATTGTATGACTTGGAATAAACATCTACTCGTTCTGCCACTAAGAAGGCGGAGTAGAATCCAACTCCAAATTGGCCAATCAGGTTCGAATCAAAATCTCCAGATTCAATCTGCGTGACATTAAGCATTTACTTGTTTAAGAAACTTTGCAGTTCCAGATTCAGCTATGGTACCAATGTTGTTGATCAACTCGTTCTTAGTCATCCCTGAATTAATGCTAATGATACCTATCCCATCATCTTCAATGGTTAATGTATTAAGGACCTTATCAGGTTTGATTCTTATAGACCCGAAGGTTTCGGGCTTGGCATTGCTGCTGGCATTCATTCTGCGTTTATCTAGAGCATCAGCTGCATTTGATACCAGCTCCCGGAGGAATACATCTTTGTCAGTGTATAGtgaattaacaattatgtCCATCACTTTGTTGACCTCCGCTTTGAAGGTATATGTCTCCTCGTTATATGTTTCACTTGGAGGTCTAGTGACAATTTGGACACTAGAATTTGTACCGGAATCATTGTCAAAGTTGGTGCTAGTTGTGGATTCTTCATTGATGTCAGCAGATTCAGCGAAAATGTCACGCTTAAGGAGGCTATTTGATGGATTAACTGAATTGACAGggatgataaaattataaacgTATCTCCGGGACATACAAATTGCAGCATCTATCACAATTGATAGGGGAATAACCAATCGAATTAACCATTTCATTATATGCcaatacaaaataattagttttgctacattatttacatatagTTTTGACAGATGACACTGTGATGGGGTACCATACTATTACTATGTACCATAGTTCAGCAATTATTAGTGGGTGTAATTTGTGAATATTTGTCTATATTCACACATTTAATTATGGCGTGAGATGAGCGACACTGAGAGCAGCATTATGAGAGAAAATGCCTCCTCCGAACCCTCGTCCAATCCTCCCAGTATATACGAATACTACAAAAATGAACACTCTGACAATGTATCTATATCAGAGTCAATTTACTCCGTGAGTTCGGATAATTCcgataaaattttggacGGGATGCAGGGGGAGGTCGAAGATTTTAGTGAAAGTGAAGATTCTGCTTCATATATCATGGGTATCACTATAGCTTATTTAGGTGGCTATCACCCTGTTAGAATTGGCGATATCTATAATGACCGATATCGCATTGAGGCCAAGCTTGGTTGGGGCTATTTCTCCACCGTATGGATGGCTACTGATTTCAAATCCAAGCCCCCAACTTACGTAGCGATTAAATTTCAACGCAGTGCAGATGCCCATACTGAAGCGGTGTATGATGAAATAGAGATGCTTACTAAAGTTAGGAATGAGGTTTTGTCCAAGGAATGGCTTGAGTCTAAAGATCTTTACAAAAGGTAATACGATGGTTTACACAGTCTGTTGCAGGACAATTATAATAAGACGAGGGGTGTAATTTCgtatttgaatttttttaaagTGCACGGGATAAATGGAGTCCATATTTGCGTTGTTTTTGAGATTATGGGTCCAAATATACTGTGCTTGATTAAAATGTACAAGTTTCGGGGGGTAAGTCACTTTACatgtttgatatttgtttaattggaagaataatatcatttcaattttgtaCTATAGTACATTAATCCAGATTCCAATACATTTGGTTAAAAAAATAGCCATCCATGTATTGCTAGGGCTAGACTACCTCCATCGCATTTGTGGAATAATACACACGGATTTGAAACCGGAAAATATCCTGGTCAGCTCCCCTCCAATACCAGCATCGCTACCATTAGAATCTGATTTGCACAGAACGAGTGATGATAAAAACATCCACACGACTTTGGCTGGTGACAATGgcgataaaaatgatgcATACAAAGACAATAACACAGCGTGTCCCTATGTAAAACATGAGATTAGACGCGGCATTAGTGATCCATCCTACATTACAAGTTACTCCCATCCACATGCTTTACAAACTACACTCTACAAACACTACGGCCATAATCTAAAAAAAGAATTACTGAACGATGTAAGTATGAATAAAACTGTCGACTGGATGCCTAAATTTGAACTACTGAGTAACAGCCAATCAATTAAGACAGGGGCTGGCTTATCACTTTCTATCAACAGTAATTTGAATAAAAAGCCGAAAAATTCGTCTAATAagaaacaaatatttgtggAAACTGTATGTGGGAAATACCAGATTAAACCGGCAAGTCTAGATACATTTCATTCTCCCAATTCAATATTCAAAATCTGCGACCTGGGCAATGCATGCTGGGTCCACAACCACTTTACCGATGAAATACAGACGAGACAATATAGATCGCCAGAagcaattttaaaatgtgGTTACTGTACATCTGCTGACATTTGGTCACTAGCCTGCGTAATATTCGAACTTGTGACAGGAGATTACTTATTCGACCCTCGGGGCAGCGACGCCAAAGATCGCGACTGCAATCATATGGAATTAATAGTTGAACTATTAGGGCCAATTCCCAAGAGTATGATCAAAAAGGGcaaaaaatccaaacaAGTACTAGTTAGGTGtatgaaaaatatcaaacaatgGCCCATAGAAAGCGTCTTGGTGAAAAAGTACAAAATGAAGCAAAATGAAGCCAGTGAATTGTCTAATTTCCTTTTGTGCATGTTAAAGATCAATCCTGAGGAGAGGATGCCAGCGCATGAGTTACTAATGCACAAATGGCTCACAACTTGACCattatattgaattatCAAGTTACTTTTGATAACTCAGTAATCATAAAACAACtcatattattttgtgGTAGAATgttttgtgtaaattgataattatatccgcattaatttatttaattgctATGTATCATtgtgtattatttattgccTTTTGGTGcttataattgattttggCAGTAAGTGCCAcgttaaaaaatatattgaagTGTTTGactaatttatttaatattagCGCAACAATTTAGCAtaatataaactatttgtgattgtatttatattcCAGAAATGTTTATAGATATCAGTGGTTAACATTCAATACATGCTTAGTAATTGCTGCTGTGCAATTGTGatagttttaaatatattacatgCACTTGTTagtacaaattattttcgtGGACATAAAAATGGGCTCCttaatcaacaaatttttaagataaatttattacaataCCTATAAGTGTTAACTTAAGAACAGATTAAGCAATTAAGTCGTTTATAATAGTcataaattgaaaataatcaaGCACTTTAATGTCAATATTACCacaaatttttgtagtTTGAAATTctgcaaatttaattatctaagaattaaattagataaatAAAGCTGTATAAGgtttattaatattattgcGTATGATAATATgctaaaatatattgtttgaAACGACAAATGtgatatatcatttatgcTATATGAACACAGAAACTAGGATTTATAATGtgttaatatttgaatttaagAGAAAttaatgtttaataattttgtttaaataagtatataaatgtatttgaGTGcttattaacaattatattaGACATTGTACTACGCATTGCCATGGATTTGTGTAAATTCCTGCAAATCAGTTGAATTGTCACATTTTTACATGTTAAAGTTGTGACTTGatgattaattaaataatttatatatggCTATGGTTAATTGAGTGATTTGAGAGCATAGTGAAGAATTATGAGCGGTAACAGAGGGTGTACATATGTGTACAGGTCTGACCGGGAGGTATAGTTGAGGCTTGACATATAATAAACAGCATAAAGTTGATATTGTTAATGAATGTGATTTGACACAATGGAAATGAGCGATACTTATGATGTAAATGTCTACAAAAATGTCAAAGACCACGACCTCCCCAACACACACGACGCGGTAAATAATGGTTACAATTCATCAACTTCGAAGGCTGTTACAATTGCTAGTAATAATTCTGTAGAAAAGAGTATCGAGACCAATGgatttgtattaaatttggataaacCGTACTACGTATTCTGTGAAGACAAAGTGGGAAAGGATGAAATGATTAAACCACTGATTGACTATTCAATGACAAACTTATACGAGCCTCTACAGTTCATAAAAAAAcacaatatacaacaatatgataatttgcaaCCTTATGCTGATGTACagcaaaataatttcttaTACCACCAAGTAACTAGTGGTTATGGCCACACTAAAGCTAGCCCCCAGTCCTCATTGAGTGGTTATGGCGAGCAAACCCTAACGCATACTTATAATAATGTCATCCCATACGATACGCGCTACCAACAACAATATAATGGCTACGAATATGCTAACTATTCACCAAATGTAAACTACAATGGTGATAAAAGTTATACACGAGTATCTGGTGACAAATGCAGTACGGAATCCTCAGATCACAGCGAAGCCAACAAATCTTGCAAAGACATAGCATCTATAGGCGATCACTCGACGGAAGATCATTCAACTATTGATAATCACTCGGATAATGCAGTGTCAAATGTATTAACGGGTGAGACTGCAAATGAAGAGGATCTCCCATTTGGCAACTTGATATCCAGATACAGCGATGTAACTCCGTGTTTGATGCTATCTAATGAAGCATCAATCCAGTCGAATGAAACCGTCCAATCAAGTAATCAAAAACATCCAACATCTCCACTCCAAGTTTCTACAACTGTCACCAACAACACTAGTTCTGGTCTCAAGTACGCAGGCTATAATAATTACTACTACAATGATCAAATAACACAACCAATACAAAGGATGCAGCAGATGCAGGGGGCACAAAATGTACACTTAATAGACTATAAAACAACATACCTTCAACAAATGTACAACACGAACGATTTGCCAATGGATGCTAGTGTTTACAATTGGCAATGGCCCATGTACAAAATACCACAAAACGTATACCAACAACATACACACTCAAATGCAAACTACCCAAGTATGTATAGCCAAAGATTGCTATATAACAAGACAGCAGGCGGGAAGTGGAATATAGATGATTTAAAGGATAAGCCATCTAGATTATCTGTAAAACGCGGTAAAAATTCATCTGCTGGTAGGCCCAGACTAAATAGGAGCGACTATGCATGTTCTAAGTGCCGCGCTAGGGCCACACCGCAATGGAGATATTTGCACGGAGTGGCTGTATGTAATGCATGCTACATGCGAGCAAGGAAGGAAAGAATGCGATTAAAACGTAGTTGAATTCACGCAACTTATAagtaaattgtatattttgcatttgatagtataatatataacatgCACAACATAATTACAACACCCCAACAATTCAGTTGCTAATTCTAGAGGTGTAGAGTTCTCTATAGCTGATTGGTTTCGCTATGTTAAGCTACCTGACAGTGATTTTTGTGGTGATTTAATTATCCTTATACtaccaatatatatatgtgttaCCAAATGACCATAGTGTAGCGAAGAATTTTCTCACAGCGCATAAAACGCTgcataaacaattataagGTAAACAAAACAAAATGCACAATATCTTTAATTTACCTgttttggcaatttttattttacataGTTGTAATTATGGTAtggaacaaattaattcagTCGAAAGCTATGTAACTGGAAGGGAAGCTAACATAAATACTTCACAGCATGAATCGCCTCAAAACAATTCAGCACGACCAAATAAAGACATGATTAACGGAAAATTTGAGGCCGAAACTACACAAAACCCCCTTTCAAATAAGATGCAATATTTTCGACATGATGCAGAATCTACCACATGCGAGTCCAAAAAAGCAAATGCTGATTTTCACGAGCTTAAGTTAGCTAAATTACGGGATAAACTTAATGAAATGAggcatatatttttaaaacgtggtaaaaatatactGAAGTTATATGACTTGGTGAATATGGTAATGGACGAAAACGCTACTAGCGTTGGAGATAGGGCTGCGTTGaatatttgttcaaattttggTTGGGATGATGCAGATAGTGGCTGGAAACGTAGATTTTCAACTTACAACTACCACCTTTGCCGAATGGACCAGGGCGGGGGTGGCGATTGCTTCTTTCACTCACTAGCTGGTTCTCTACGCAATTCTGGGTATACAAAGGGTAAAATCAAGAGTTTTAACACCGATAACCCCCATTTTGCGCGATTTGCACCGATAAATTTAACTGATTCACACTATTTTACCCATGTGGAGTTGAGGAAAATGGCTGCAGCCTTTTTCATAACATATAATCCAGAGCGAATAGATGATATTGAACATTTTGACGAggaaacatttttaaatagaATGCAGTTTTATAAAGTGGgtgatattaaaaatttggataCTAGTGAAGACAAGTATAAGTTTAAACTTAGTAAGAAAATAGGCACTGTGCCTATAATTACGATTGCCAATAAAGTATACAAATTGCATGCAGAAGTGTCTGGCAAACATTGGGGAGATGCTTTTGACAAAGCCGCTTTGGAAAAGATActcaatatatcaattatccTATTCCGTAGCGGCGATTCTTGTTTGCTATTGGGCGATTACGATCGTTTTAGCTCCCCGAAGGCCTttgtattaatatattatttcaatatGTGTCACTACCAGTCTTGTGGACTGGTGAAAATTGGAAACCCGACAAAGATACAATCCACATATAGCAAAGACGAACTTCCAGACACGCTTTCTTTAATAGCCTTTTTGGACACTGGAATAGAGATTAAGTCGTAATTTACgattattattaatgtaattatttgctAAGTTTTAATTTATCGCATAGGCAATCACTCGTATTACATTATCACCGTGCAGCGTAATATCTTAGATTAGTTATTTGGTACAGTAgcattgtacaataattgattgttTAGTGGTTGTGATTTCTAgttttgttaaaaattaaaacaattaatctGCATATACGAGtttaattatcataaattGATTGTTGAGATTAGTTAGTAGACAATTAACATCTATACTGTTAATTaagaatatttatttaattattttattgcaattacATAATCCTACGCATTGTATTTTGAATAACTGTtcaataatgtataattgaagtaaatttttaattcaaatttacaatttccatataatttttttcagTATTTACGCTATAAAACAGAGTGTTAAATGTGGCAATTGGTTAATAAGTGTATTTTAAATGAGCATAAAGTGATTTCACATAAAATCACTTTATGCTCATTTAAAAAGATGGGagatttataatttacaatagaAATACCACATAATAATGTGCAATTTAGAAGTGAAcatgaaaattatatgtcTAAAAgaagtaaatatattgattcaACTGTTAAAAAACAAGAAAATAAccaaatgatataattacaaaatacaaGTGCCCAacagatatatatatatatatatactgtGGGCATACATATGTTATCATTTCTCAAACAAATTCTTTTGCCGACAATTATCCCATTAACATACTGTATGGTTCCATGCAGTAatgtttttaattataaatcgCAGTTAATTGCAAGCGAAACAATTAATACTGACTCACTTAGAGATACTTGGTTGACCAGTTTAAATCAGAACGCCGATGTCCATAACCACAAAAATGACAATAATAGTAACATAAGCGTCTCAAATTTGAAAGAATCTGCACTTTCTACTCTATTTCATCCGTCATCATCGGATGAAATACAACCCAAATGCAGAGACATATATGACGATCGATGGTTTGAGCCTTCGTGGCGCTTGCGCCATTTATTCAATGGTAACAACTATTCAGTGTGTGCAATGCATACTGTTGGCGATGGGAACTGCTTATACAATGCCATATCACCTATAATCACTTGTATAGATAATAGgcacaaattaattgtcCCTGCACCAACTTATGATGTcactaataaatttaaacaaatgaTATCGAGAATTATACGTTCTCAATGCAAGGAATACACTCCAAAATGTCTTAAATACTTGGCTGCTATTGATTTCATAGGTGTAAACTTTGAGGATAGAGAGGATCTGGCACAGTTTGACAATGAGAATTTTATCGAAAAATTGgaattatataaacaagCATATGTCGGGGCTGGAAAAGACCTTGTGGATTTGGACCCTTTGATTGCAAAATTAAGAAAAAATCcaatgtgtaaaaatgcTTATAGAGAATTATTTGATCAACTAACCCAGTTCAAATCCCCTTTACACTGGGGAAACGAAGCAGATATAGCATCATTGGAGAAGATTTTCaacatcaaattcattatatgTCACGACAATGGaacaatattttcagtACCCACGTATTTATCATGTCCACAATTTGTTTCGTTCTTGCATTATAGCGAAGCTCATTATTCCACAGCTGCTCTATTTGCCCACGTGGATACCAAAAATGATAAGAAGCACGCGAAGAGAATTTACTATGATATGCATAATATCCCTGAGTTCCTGAAAAGTTGtttgaattaattaatcattggcaaatgtaaaatatattatctatcataaaaaataaactat encodes:
- a CDS encoding hypothetical protein (overlaps_old_locusTagID:BBM_III06235); amino-acid sequence: MLSFLKQILLPTIIPLTYCMVPCSNVFNYKSQLIASETINTDSLRDTWLTSLNQNADVHNHKNDNNSNISVSNLKESALSTLFHPSSSDEIQPKCRDIYDDRWFEPSWRLRHLFNGNNYSVCAMHTVGDGNCLYNAISPIITCIDNRHKLIVPAPTYDVTNKFKQMISRIIRSQCKEYTPKCLKYLAAIDFIGVNFEDREDLAQFDNENFIEKLELYKQAYVGAGKDLVDLDPLIAKLRKNPMCKNAYRELFDQLTQFKSPLHWGNEADIASLEKIFNIKFIICHDNGTIFSVPTYLSCPQFVSFLHYSEAHYSTAALFAHVDTKNDKKHAKRIYYDMHNIPEFLKSCLN
- a CDS encoding serine/threonine kinase 23 (overlaps_old_locusTagID:BBM_III06225): MSDTESSIMRENASSEPSSNPPSIYEYYKNEHSDNVSISESIYSVSSDNSDKILDGMQGEVEDFSESEDSASYIMGGYHPVRIGDIYNDRYRIEAKLGWGYFSTVWMATDFKSKPPTYVAIKFQRSADAHTEAVYDEIEMLTKVRNEVLSKEWLESKDLYKSLLQDNYNKTRGVISYLNFFKVHGINGVHICVVFEIMGPNILCLIKMYKFRGIPIHLVKKIAIHVLLGLDYLHRICGIIHTDLKPENILVSSPPIPASLPLESDLHRTSDDKNIHTTLAGDNGDKNDAYKDNNTACPYVKHEIRRGISDPSYITSYSHPHALQTTLYKHYGHNLKKELLNDVSMNKTVDWMPKFELLSNSQSIKTGAGLSLSINSNLNKKPKNSSNKKQIFVETVCGKYQIKPASLDTFHSPNSIFKICDLGNACWVHNHFTDEIQTRQYRSPEAILKCGYCTSADIWSLACVIFELVTGDYLFDPRGSDAKDRDCNHMELIVELLGPIPKSMIKKGKKSKQVLVRCMKNIKQWPIESVLVKKYKMKQNEASELSNFLLCMLKINPEERMPAHELLMHKWLTT
- a CDS encoding conserved Plasmodium protein, unknown function (overlaps_old_locusTagID:BBM_III06235) — encoded protein: MHNIFNLPVLAIFILHSCNYVESYVTGREANINTSQHESPQNNSARPNKDMINGKFEAETTQNPLSNKMQYFRHDAESTTCESKKANADFHELKLAKLRDKLNEMRHIFLKRGKNILKLYDLVNMVMDENATSVGDRAALNICSNFGWDDADSGWKRRFSTYNYHLCRMDQGGGGDCFFHSLAGSLRNSGYTKGKIKSFNTDNPHFARFAPINLTDSHYFTHVELRKMAAAFFITYNPERIDDIEHFDEETFLNRMQFYKVGDIKNLDTSEDKYKFKLSKKIGTVPIITIANKVYKLHAEVSGKHWGDAFDKAALEKILNISIILFRSGDSCLLLGDYDRFSSPKAFVLIYYFNMCHYQSCGLVKIGNPTKIQSTYSKDELPDTLSLIAFLDTGIEIKS
- a CDS encoding hypothetical protein (overlaps_old_locusTagID:BBM_III06230), translating into MEMSDTYDVNVYKNVKDHDLPNTHDAVNNGYNSSTSKAVTIASNNSVEKSIETNGFVLNLDKPYYVFCEDKVGKDEMIKPLIDYSMTNLYEPLQFIKKHNIQQYDNLQPYADVQQNNFLYHQVTSGYGHTKASPQSSLSGYGEQTLTHTYNNVIPYDTRYQQQYNGYEYANYSPNVNYNGDKSYTRVSGDKCSTESSDHSEANKSCKDIASIGDHSTEDHSTIDNHSDNAVSNVLTGETANEEDLPFGNLISRYSDVTPCLMLSNEASIQSNETVQSSNQKHPTSPLQVSTTVTNNTSSGLKYAGYNNYYYNDQITQPIQRMQQMQGAQNVHLIDYKTTYLQQMYNTNDLPMDASVYNWQWPMYKIPQNVYQQHTHSNANYPSMYSQRLLYNKTAGGKWNIDDLKDKPSRLSVKRGKNSSAGRPRLNRSDYACSKCRARATPQWRYLHGVAVCNACYMRARKERMRLKRS